A stretch of Cottoperca gobio unplaced genomic scaffold, fCotGob3.1 fCotGob3_242arrow_ctg1, whole genome shotgun sequence DNA encodes these proteins:
- the mplkip gene encoding M-phase-specific PLK1-interacting protein, with the protein MEAKDDGSQNQIQPDAHLLFYTRGSNALNWAQSAEREEEEPWPLGGAAACMTGSRYVRLSGSGSFTVFCCVCGLQSPPSGLPSHCYFLAAQMYRAPVRPQRSPGAPRPAGRFPSPASSWGFPGDRSPYGGSGHRGGSPRGCPAYSPVSPVYSPDSNQGYRDGGGSRGFGDSPSGFGGGFGGHMRHRGCGFRRPQSFSPASAQNFQCGVEKYFSPSMLQDPWAALQPVAGTHAARQIS; encoded by the exons GACGACGGAAGTCAGAACCAGATCCAGCCAGATGCACATCTGTTGTTTTACACCAGAGGGAGCAATGCATTGAACTGGGCTCAGTCTgcggagagagaagaagaagaaccttGGCCGCTGGGCGGCGCTGCAGCCTGTATGACCGGAAGCAGATACGTTCGCCTTTCCGGTTCCGGTTCGTTCacagtgttttgttgtgtttgtggtcTCCAGAGTCCTCCTTCCGGTCTACCGTCTCATTGTTATTTTCTAGCCGCTCAGATGTATCGAGCACCGGTCAGACCTCAGCGGAGTCCCGGAGCCCCCCGGCCTGCTGGAAGGTTTCCCTCCCCGGCCTCCTCCTGGGGTTTCCCTGGGGATCGCTCCCCCTACGGAGGCTCCGGACACCGCGGAGGATCTCCCCGGGGCTGCCCTGCTTACTCTCCGGTTTCTCCAGTCTACTCTCCGGATTCTAACCAGGGATACAGAGACGGCGGCGGTTCCCGGGGATTCGGTGACTCTCCATCCGGGTTCGGCGGCGGGTTCGGAGGGCACATGCGGCACAGAGGATGTGGTTTCCGGCGGCCTCAGTCCTTCAGTCCCGCCTCAGCTCAAAACTTCCAG TGTGGGGTGGAGAAATATTTTAGCCCGTCGATGCTGCAGGATCCCTGGGCAGCTCTGCAGCCCGTCGCAGGCACTCATGCAGCCAGACAGATATCCTGA
- the LOC115005035 gene encoding cadherin-7-like: MNCLWFLSMLSVFILLLLEGPACEAMTLNSILLRQVSGGRGDGGQGVRGVHFHQRWRRSWVWNQFFVLEEYIGNEPLYVGKLHSNMDKGDGQVRYVLNGEGATSIFSIDENTGDIHATKRLNREQQAYYTLRAQARDQNTNLLVEPESQFVIKVQDINDNEPKFLDGPYMARVAERCPVGTSVVTVVATDADDPTYGNSARLVYSILQGQPYFSVEPKTGVVRTALPDMDREVRDSYLLVVQAKDMIGQMGGLSGTTSVTVMLMDVNDNPPRFPRKSYQFSVPESVLVSAVVAKIKALDLDVGPNAEVDYRILDGDGLGTFKIITDPNTQEGLVTVLKTLDFETKSSFMLRVEASNRYVETRFLTLSPFSDVVTVRLLVEDVDEPPVFSSSVIRMVISEAVAVGTDVGSVSAHDPDTTNSPVRYSIDRKSDVERYFNIHSRTGVITTAGPLDRELVALHNLTVLATESLERSQVGKAVVLVSLTDVNDNAPSFAIEYKTFVCENSDPGQIIETLSAVDRDEPEDGHYFLFSLTTETAGKLNFTLRDNKDNTASILTQLGFLPRDQLVHFLPVVISDSGSPSLSTTNTLSITVCDCDVNGNRRSCSQGASPLLVVGISTAATSAVLTCIFTLLGFIMVMFAVRRRRSECLIMDDERDVRENIVHYDNEGGGEEDTEAFDMFALRHLNKAKQMRGDTHVRLSELGTKTTKDRTDKNWQFQEFIRGRMQEADLDLTAPPYDSLQTYAFEGSGSPAESLSSLNSLNSLNSLESEQNYDFLREWGPRFRKLADFYGHQEDSSLAS; encoded by the exons ATGAATTGTCTCTGGTTTCTGAGCATGCTCAGTGTGTTCATCCTGCTACTGCTGGAGGGGCCCGCCTGTGAGGCGATGACCCTGAACTCCATCCTCCTTCGTCAGGTGTCAGGAGGACGAGGTGATGGAGGACAAGGAGTAA GAGGTGTCCACTTCCatcagaggtggaggaggagctgggTGTGGAACCAGTTCTTCGTCCTGGAGGAGTACATTGGAAACGAGCCCCTGTATGTCGGGAAG CTCCACTCTAACATGGATAAAGGTGATGGACAGGTGAGGTACGTCCTTAATGGAGAAGGAGCGACGTCCATCTTTAGCATCGATGAGAACACAGGAGATATTCACGCCACTAAGAGGCTGAACCGGGAACAGCAGGCGTACTACACCCTGAGGGCGCAGGCTCGAGACCAAAACACCAACCTGCTGGTCGAACCCGAGTCCCAGTTCGTCATCAAAGTCCAGGACATCAATGACAATGAGCCCAAGTTCCTGGATGGGCCATACATGGCCAGGGTGGCGGAGAGGTGTCCTGTAG GGACGTCGGTGGTGACGGTTGTGGCCACAGACGCTGATGATCCCACTTATGGAAACTCTGCCCGGCTGGTTTACAGCATCCTGCAGGGTCAGCCGTACTTCTCTGTGGAGCCAAAGACAG GTGTGGTGCGGACGGCTCTGCCGGACATGGACCGGGAGGTGCGGGACAGTTACCTGCTGGTGGTCCAGGCCAAAGACATGATTGGTCAGATGGGAGGTTTGTCAGGAACCACCTCTGTCACGGTGATGCTGATGGACGTCAACGACAACCCGCCTCGCTTCCCCCGCA AGAGCTACCAGTTCAGTGTGCCGGAGTCAGTTCTGGTTTCAGCAGTGGTCGCTAAGATTAAAGCTCTGGATCTGGATGTTGGTCCAAATGCTGAGGTGGACTACAGGATCCTGGACGGAGATGGACTGGGAACCTTCAAGATTATCACAGATccaaacacacaggaaggaCTTGTAACCGTGCTGAAG ACTCTGGATTTTGAGACCAAGTCGAGCTTCATGCTGCGCGTCGAGGCGTCCAATCGTTATGTGGAAACTCGTTTCCTGACGCTGAGTCCGTTCAGCGACGTGGTGACGGTTCGTCTGCTGGTGGAGGACGTAGATGAGCCTCCAGTCTTCTCGTCCTCCGTCATTCGGATGGTGATCTCCGAGGCAGTTGCAGTGGGAACAGACGTGGGATCAGTTTCAGCTCATGACCCCGACACCACGAACAGCCCTGTCAG gtacTCTATCGACAGGAAGTCAGATGTGGAGCGTTACTTTAACATTCACAGCAGAACAGGTGTGATCACAACAGCCGGTCCTCTGGACAGAGAGCTCGTCGCTCTGCACAACCTCACCGTCCTCGCCACAGAGAGCT tggagcGGTCTCAGGTGGGGAAAGCTGTGGTTCTCGTCTCTTTGACTGACGTTAACGACAATGCTCCGAGCTTCGCCATCGAGTACAAAACATTTGTCTGTGAGAACTCCGATCCTGGACAg aTCATTGAGACTCTGAGCGCTGTGGATCGGGACGAACCTGAGGACGGACATTACTTCTTGTTCTCTCTGACCACTGAGACTGCTGGGAAACTCAACTTCACCCTGAGAGACAATAAAG ACAACACTGCGTCTATCCTGACTCAGCTTGGTTTCCTGCCGCGAGATCAGCTGGTTCACTTCCTGCCGGTGGTGATTTCAGACAGTGGCAGTCCGTCTCTCagcaccaccaacacactgtccATCACTGTCTGCGACTGCGACGTCAATGGAAACCGCCGCTCCTGCAGCCAGGGGGCGTCACCGCTGCTGGTGGTTGGCATTAGCACCGCCGCCACCTCCGCAGTCCTTACCTGCATCTTCACACTGCTGG GATTTATTATGGTGATGTTTGCTGTGAGACGCCGAAGGAGCGAGTGTCTGATTATGGACGATGAGCGAGACGTTCGTGAGAACATTGTTCATTATGATAAtgaaggaggaggtgaggaagaCACCGAGGCCTTTGACATGTTTGCTCTGAGACACCTGAACAAAGCTAAACAAATGCGTGGAGACACCCACGTCCGCCTGTCGGAACTCGGCACCAAAACAACGAAAGACAGGACGGACAAGAACTGGCAGTTCCAGGAGTTCATCAGGGGCAGAATGCAGGAGGCCGACCTGGACCTGACGGCGCCCCCCTACGACTCTCTGCAGACCTACGCCTTCGAGGGCAGCGGGTCTCCTGCTGAGTCACTCAGCTCGTTGAACTCGTTAAACTCGTTAAACTCGTTAGAGTCTGAGCAGAACTATGACTTCCTGAGAGAGTGGGGGCCGAGGTTCAGGAAGCTTGCAGACTTTTACGGACACCAAGAGGATAGCAGTCTCGCCTCGTAG